Proteins encoded together in one Bacteroidales bacterium window:
- a CDS encoding acyl carrier protein: MSDIASRVKSIIVDKLGVDESEVTPEASFTNDLGADSLDTVELIMEFEKEFNLSIPDDAAEGISTVGEAIKYIEENVKK, from the coding sequence ATGTCTGACATCGCTTCAAGAGTAAAGTCAATCATTGTTGACAAACTGGGTGTTGACGAAAGTGAAGTTACGCCCGAAGCCAGCTTCACCAATGATCTGGGAGCTGATTCTCTTGACACGGTAGAGCTGATCATGGAATTCGAAAAGGAATTCAATCTGAGCATTCCTGACGATGCAGCCGAAGGGATCAGCACGGTAGGAGAAGCTATTAAGTACATTGAAGAAAACGTTAAGAAATAA
- the fabF gene encoding beta-ketoacyl-ACP synthase II, protein MELKRAVVTGLGAVTPVGNNVPEFWKNIIDGVSGCELITRFDTSKYKTRFACQVKNFDPTQVIDKKEVRKLDLFSQFSLVCAHEAVLDSGLDLEHIDHDRAGVIWGSGIGGIETFLQEVRGYLGGDGTPRYSPFFIPRMIADIAGGHISIKYNFRGPNYTTVSACASSNNAIAEALMLIRLGKADIIIAGGSEAAINEPGLGGFNAMHALSTRNEEYKTASRPFDGTRDGFVMGEGGGALIIEEYEHARKRGARIYCELMGAGLTADAYHLTAPHPEGLGAKKVMELAIQDAGLKPEQIDYINMHGTSTPLNDVAEATAVKAVFGDHAYKMHLSSTKSMTGHLLGAAGVVEAIATILAIRDSVVPPTMHFTTEDPNIDYKLNFTFNKAQQRDIRYALSNTFGFGGHNVSVVFGKLS, encoded by the coding sequence ATGGAGTTGAAACGGGCGGTAGTTACTGGCCTGGGGGCGGTTACACCTGTTGGAAATAATGTTCCCGAGTTTTGGAAAAACATTATTGACGGGGTAAGTGGTTGTGAGCTTATTACCCGTTTCGATACGTCCAAATATAAAACCAGGTTTGCCTGCCAGGTAAAAAATTTTGATCCCACTCAGGTCATCGACAAGAAGGAAGTCAGGAAGCTGGATTTGTTTTCCCAGTTTTCCCTTGTTTGTGCCCATGAGGCGGTTCTTGATTCCGGTCTGGATCTGGAGCATATTGACCATGACCGTGCCGGTGTTATTTGGGGATCAGGCATTGGCGGGATAGAAACATTTTTGCAGGAAGTGCGCGGGTATTTGGGCGGTGATGGGACCCCCAGGTACAGTCCGTTCTTTATACCCCGCATGATTGCTGACATAGCTGGCGGTCATATTTCGATAAAGTACAATTTCAGGGGGCCGAACTATACAACGGTATCGGCCTGTGCATCTTCCAATAACGCCATAGCGGAAGCATTAATGCTGATCCGGCTGGGGAAAGCCGATATCATCATTGCAGGCGGTTCCGAAGCAGCCATTAACGAACCTGGTCTCGGAGGGTTTAATGCCATGCACGCTTTGAGCACCCGCAATGAGGAATATAAAACAGCTTCCCGTCCTTTTGACGGTACGCGCGATGGTTTTGTTATGGGCGAAGGAGGAGGTGCATTGATTATTGAGGAATATGAACATGCCAGAAAACGGGGTGCCCGTATTTACTGTGAATTGATGGGTGCCGGGCTGACAGCCGATGCATACCATCTGACAGCTCCGCATCCTGAAGGGTTGGGTGCAAAAAAGGTTATGGAACTGGCCATCCAGGATGCCGGACTGAAACCTGAGCAGATTGATTACATCAATATGCATGGTACTTCCACTCCTTTGAACGATGTGGCCGAAGCAACAGCCGTTAAAGCTGTGTTCGGGGACCATGCCTATAAGATGCATCTCAGTTCCACGAAATCTATGACGGGGCATTTGCTCGGGGCTGCCGGTGTGGTGGAAGCTATTGCCACCATACTTGCCATACGCGATAGCGTGGTGCCACCCACCATGCACTTTACCACCGAAGACCCGAACATCGACTACAAACTGAATTTTACCTTCAATAAAGCTCAGCAACGTGACATCCGCTATGCACTCAGCAATACCTTCGGGTTTGGAGGGCATAACGTTAGTGTAGTCTTTGGAAAACTATCCTGA
- the rnc gene encoding ribonuclease III has protein sequence MPPITGFRPGNLSLYELAFIHRSASIRMPDGEVMNNERLEYLGDAVLDAIISDFLFSSFPDKDEGFLSKLRSRIVKRTQLNQIAEKMGIHKLLVSNTEHGNGVKNVYGDALEALVGAVYLDRGFQRARKFVLERVLYKYVDLEALISQEADFKSRVIEWAQKEKKDVCIETQEIYQEETKVPTFFSRVRLGDQILGEGTGSSKKEAEQNAAEIAYYQYLVFH, from the coding sequence TTGCCACCTATTACAGGTTTCCGACCGGGAAACCTGTCGCTGTACGAACTGGCATTTATCCACCGTTCTGCTTCCATACGCATGCCTGACGGGGAGGTCATGAACAACGAACGGCTCGAATACCTGGGTGATGCTGTGCTCGATGCTATTATCAGCGATTTTCTCTTTAGCAGTTTCCCGGATAAGGATGAAGGGTTCCTTTCAAAATTAAGGAGCCGTATTGTCAAGAGAACCCAGCTTAATCAGATTGCGGAAAAAATGGGCATACATAAATTACTGGTTTCCAATACTGAACATGGGAACGGAGTAAAAAATGTTTATGGCGATGCTCTGGAGGCTCTGGTAGGTGCCGTTTATCTTGACAGAGGATTTCAGCGGGCCAGAAAATTCGTTCTTGAACGTGTACTTTACAAATATGTTGATCTGGAAGCCCTGATCTCGCAGGAGGCTGACTTTAAGAGCCGCGTAATTGAATGGGCGCAGAAAGAAAAAAAAGATGTTTGTATTGAAACACAGGAAATCTATCAGGAAGAAACCAAAGTCCCCACCTTTTTCAGCCGTGTACGACTTGGCGATCAAATACTTGGCGAAGGAACCGGTTCCTCAAAAAAGGAAGCAGAACAAAATGCGGCAGAAATAGCATATTACCAGTATCTGGTTTTTCATTAA
- a CDS encoding IPExxxVDY family protein codes for MPRTSHVLKDNTPEQLHLIAVSSHEPDYRVSWLVNSSLKIQLRKTSDHIVPVSAGTENETGFSCYGYSDQDALLEYFLVSNHSENGYLLPKYKNIDYFLYIAGEVPADFLKNIIARLKTTPGIITAFELVLTEPRFVRLFQFR; via the coding sequence ATGCCTCGTACGTCACATGTGCTTAAAGATAATACACCGGAACAGCTTCATTTGATTGCTGTTTCCTCCCATGAGCCTGATTACCGTGTTTCCTGGCTGGTGAATTCATCGCTGAAAATTCAGTTGCGCAAAACATCCGATCATATTGTTCCTGTTTCGGCCGGTACGGAAAATGAAACCGGGTTTTCCTGCTATGGTTATTCCGATCAGGATGCATTATTGGAATATTTTCTGGTGAGCAATCATTCAGAAAATGGGTATCTTTTGCCTAAATACAAGAACATCGATTATTTCCTGTATATTGCCGGAGAGGTTCCTGCTGATTTTCTGAAAAATATCATTGCCCGGCTGAAAACTACTCCGGGAATCATTACGGCTTTTGAACTTGTTCTGACAGAACCGCGGTTTGTCCGGTTATTTCAGTTCAGGTGA
- a CDS encoding SPOR domain-containing protein: MAGSFSCLAQGSTGNDFYSAFLSDLRNNNLSKGKIEIITPAQLDTLVNYVCYQTSLQQKQGFPGYRIRIFSDGSQSARQKMFAEKARFLKHFEQYDVYISYVAPYWKIYVGDFLTRSEALKAYEAIKKVYPYAFIVNDFVKISD, from the coding sequence ATGGCAGGTTCATTTTCCTGTCTGGCTCAGGGAAGCACCGGGAACGATTTCTATTCAGCTTTTCTCAGTGATCTGCGCAACAACAATTTGTCAAAAGGCAAAATAGAGATTATAACCCCGGCTCAGCTTGATACCCTGGTAAATTATGTATGCTACCAGACTTCGTTGCAGCAAAAGCAAGGGTTTCCGGGTTATCGTATCCGAATTTTTTCCGACGGATCCCAGTCGGCCCGCCAGAAAATGTTTGCTGAAAAGGCCCGTTTTCTGAAGCACTTTGAGCAATATGATGTGTATATTTCCTATGTAGCGCCTTACTGGAAAATTTATGTGGGTGATTTTCTTACTCGAAGTGAAGCATTGAAAGCATATGAAGCGATAAAGAAAGTCTACCCGTATGCATTCATTGTGAATGATTTTGTGAAAATTTCTGATTAA
- a CDS encoding amidophosphoribosyltransferase, with translation MSELIKHECGIALIRLLKPLEYYQRKYGSWLYGLHKLYLLMEKQHNRGQDGAGVAAVKFDMDPGMPYIFRHRSIEPNAIDDVFRKISKTYRKLEKKDQDLMSDVTYVKSHIPFAAELYLGHLRYGTFGGNTLDYVHPVMRQNNWRSRNLVMAGNFNLTNVDEIFSILVDLGQHPKDFSDTVTILENVGHFLDTEVQRKFNQFKAEGYNNREISFLIEENLDVSYILRESSKKWDGGYAIIGMIGHGDAFVMRDPWGIRPAYYYKDDEVAVVASERPVIQTVFNVPYEQVYEIPAGNALIIKKKGDVFLSEVREPKPKKSCSFERIYFSRGSDRDIYRERKTLGELLVPSILKAIDYDLDHTVFSYIPNTAETAFYGMIKGIERYMLEETFGNINGRNQMPGKEELAAILYRKPRVEKVAIKDIRLRTFISQDKGRDDLVEHVYDITYGTLEPGVDNLVIIDDSIVRGTTLKKSILRILDRLGPKKIVVVSSSPQIRYPDCYGIDMAKLGDFIAFRAAVRLLQDTGQHKILNEVYRKCKEQQHKPKEEIVNYVKEIYAPFSEEEISAKIAELLKTEDIKADVCIVYQTVENLHKACPNHTGDWYFTGDYPTPGGNKVVNKSFINFMEGRNQRAY, from the coding sequence ATGAGCGAACTGATCAAACACGAATGCGGAATAGCCCTGATACGGCTACTTAAGCCTCTTGAGTACTATCAGCGAAAATATGGTTCCTGGCTGTACGGTTTGCATAAGTTGTACCTGCTGATGGAAAAACAGCACAACCGGGGACAGGACGGAGCAGGGGTTGCGGCCGTGAAGTTTGATATGGACCCGGGCATGCCTTATATTTTCAGGCACCGGTCGATTGAACCAAATGCCATCGATGATGTCTTCAGAAAGATATCCAAAACTTACCGCAAGCTGGAAAAGAAGGACCAGGATCTGATGTCGGATGTTACGTATGTAAAAAGCCATATACCTTTTGCGGCCGAATTGTATCTTGGGCACCTTCGCTACGGAACTTTCGGGGGAAATACGCTCGATTACGTGCATCCGGTTATGCGGCAGAATAACTGGCGCTCACGGAATCTGGTTATGGCCGGAAACTTCAACCTGACCAATGTGGATGAAATTTTCAGCATTCTGGTTGATCTGGGCCAGCATCCTAAGGATTTCTCAGATACCGTTACCATTCTTGAAAACGTAGGGCACTTTCTCGATACGGAGGTTCAGAGAAAATTCAATCAGTTCAAGGCAGAGGGATACAACAACCGGGAAATATCATTTCTGATCGAAGAAAACCTTGATGTTTCCTATATTCTCAGAGAATCGAGCAAAAAGTGGGACGGGGGTTATGCCATTATCGGAATGATAGGTCATGGCGATGCATTTGTTATGCGCGATCCATGGGGTATCAGACCAGCTTATTATTATAAGGATGATGAAGTAGCTGTTGTTGCTTCAGAACGTCCCGTAATCCAAACTGTCTTTAACGTGCCTTATGAACAGGTTTATGAAATTCCCGCAGGTAATGCATTGATAATTAAAAAGAAAGGGGACGTTTTCCTTTCTGAGGTCCGTGAACCCAAACCAAAGAAATCCTGTTCCTTCGAACGAATCTATTTTTCGCGGGGCAGTGACCGTGATATTTACCGGGAGAGGAAAACTCTGGGAGAACTGCTTGTACCCTCCATACTGAAGGCGATTGACTATGACCTGGATCATACGGTGTTTTCCTATATACCCAATACAGCTGAAACAGCCTTCTATGGAATGATCAAAGGGATCGAGCGCTACATGCTGGAAGAGACGTTCGGAAACATTAACGGACGCAACCAGATGCCTGGCAAGGAGGAACTGGCGGCTATTTTGTACCGTAAGCCAAGGGTGGAAAAGGTTGCCATAAAGGATATCAGATTAAGGACATTTATCAGCCAGGACAAAGGACGTGACGATCTGGTAGAACATGTGTATGATATCACATACGGTACACTGGAACCGGGCGTGGACAACCTGGTGATCATTGACGACAGCATAGTGCGGGGAACTACCTTAAAAAAGAGCATTCTGCGGATACTTGACCGGCTGGGCCCAAAGAAGATTGTTGTGGTTTCATCTTCGCCCCAGATCCGGTATCCTGATTGCTATGGAATTGATATGGCCAAGCTGGGTGATTTCATCGCATTCCGCGCTGCTGTCAGATTACTGCAGGATACAGGACAGCATAAGATTTTGAATGAGGTGTACCGTAAATGCAAAGAACAGCAGCACAAGCCGAAAGAAGAGATCGTGAATTATGTAAAGGAGATCTATGCCCCTTTCAGCGAGGAAGAAATTTCGGCAAAAATTGCCGAACTGCTGAAAACAGAGGACATTAAAGCCGATGTGTGCATTGTATATCAGACAGTAGAAAACCTGCACAAAGCCTGCCCGAATCATACAGGCGACTGGTACTTTACCGGCGATTATCCTACCCCCGGCGGAAACAAAGTAGTAAATAAGTCCTTCATTAATTTCATGGAAGGCCGCAATCAAAGGGCTTACTGA